From one Halosimplex rubrum genomic stretch:
- a CDS encoding cobyric acid synthase → MTRTILIAGTASHAGKSTVAAGLCRYLADRGVDAVPFKAQNMSNNARAVPKAEAVTDDGEADAAAFGEIGVSQYVQARAARVPSTTDHNPVLLKPRGDGESQLVLDGEAVAHYEAGEYYDDHWERARETARRAHERLAADHEVVVAEGAGSIAEPNLRDRDLANIETARFADAAVLLAADIERGGAFASLVGTVELLPDDVRERVAGAVLTKFRGDESLLDPAIEEVEERTGVPILGVIPHDDPGLPAEDSVDLPAEGERAIRGTDDGVPDDRAVAVAVPRVPRISNFTDLEPLAREPGVRVVYLPLDAALDDPGAVGAGTGRGADAVVLPGTKNTVDDLRALRAAGFPERLRAFDGPVVGLCGGYQMLGERITSAGVESTDDIDSLEGIGLLPVETRFSTDKRVERATRRIDGVGPLAGAAGEVSGYEIHMGETRVLDRGGDTGAAVDRPFPDAGAGAATDRVLGTYLHGLFENETARDAFVERVFSHVGIERSDGGSAAGSPYDRAADLVAGLGRDTLAEGLGLGALADEAGR, encoded by the coding sequence ATGACACGGACGATCCTGATCGCGGGCACGGCCAGCCACGCCGGCAAGAGCACCGTCGCCGCGGGGCTCTGCCGGTACCTCGCGGATCGGGGCGTCGACGCGGTGCCGTTCAAGGCCCAGAACATGAGCAACAACGCCCGCGCGGTGCCGAAAGCGGAGGCCGTCACCGACGACGGCGAAGCCGACGCTGCGGCGTTCGGCGAGATCGGCGTCTCCCAGTACGTCCAGGCCCGCGCCGCCCGCGTCCCGTCCACCACGGACCACAACCCTGTCCTGCTCAAACCCCGCGGCGACGGCGAGTCCCAGCTCGTCCTCGACGGCGAGGCGGTCGCCCACTACGAGGCCGGCGAGTACTACGACGACCACTGGGAGCGCGCCCGCGAGACGGCCCGCCGCGCCCACGAGCGACTCGCCGCCGACCACGAGGTCGTCGTCGCCGAAGGTGCGGGGTCGATCGCAGAGCCGAACCTGCGCGACCGGGACCTGGCAAATATCGAGACCGCGCGCTTCGCCGACGCCGCGGTCCTCCTCGCGGCCGACATCGAGCGCGGGGGCGCGTTCGCCAGCCTCGTCGGCACGGTGGAACTGCTCCCCGACGACGTGCGCGAGCGGGTCGCCGGCGCCGTCCTGACGAAGTTCCGCGGCGACGAATCGCTGCTCGACCCCGCCATCGAGGAAGTCGAGGAGCGAACTGGTGTCCCCATTTTGGGCGTGATCCCCCACGACGACCCCGGGTTGCCCGCCGAGGACAGCGTCGACCTCCCCGCGGAGGGTGAGCGAGCGATCCGCGGAACCGACGACGGCGTCCCCGACGACCGGGCGGTCGCCGTCGCCGTCCCACGAGTGCCCCGGATCTCGAACTTCACCGATCTGGAACCGCTGGCCCGCGAACCCGGGGTTCGGGTGGTCTACCTGCCGCTCGACGCCGCCCTCGACGACCCCGGGGCCGTCGGCGCCGGTACCGGTCGCGGGGCCGACGCCGTCGTGTTGCCGGGCACCAAGAACACCGTCGACGACCTCCGGGCGCTGCGGGCGGCGGGCTTTCCCGAGCGACTCCGCGCGTTCGACGGGCCGGTCGTGGGCCTCTGTGGCGGCTACCAGATGCTCGGCGAGCGCATCACGTCCGCCGGCGTCGAGAGCACCGACGACATCGATTCCCTCGAAGGTATCGGCCTCCTCCCGGTCGAGACGCGCTTCTCGACGGACAAACGGGTCGAGCGAGCGACCCGTCGTATCGACGGCGTCGGTCCGCTCGCGGGCGCCGCGGGCGAGGTCTCGGGCTACGAGATCCACATGGGCGAGACGCGCGTGCTCGACCGGGGAGGCGACACCGGCGCCGCGGTCGACCGGCCGTTCCCCGACGCCGGGGCGGGCGCGGCGACCGACCGAGTGCTGGGGACGTATCTACACGGACTGTTCGAGAACGAGACCGCTCGCGACGCGTTCGTGGAGCGTGTCTTTTCCCACGTAGGTATCGAACGGTCCGACGGCGGTTCGGCGGCGGGGTCGCCGTACGACAGGGCGGCCGACCTCGTCGCGGGGCTGGGACGGGACACGCTGGCCGAGGGCCTCGGCCTGGGCGCGCTCGCCGACGAGGCGGGCCGGTAG
- a CDS encoding alpha/beta hydrolase: MSLPSVDDARAWIDARSARGLALRVAVAVAVLALAGGLAFYAYFGVFAHHAPEEVRESVRADGNVTVTEEYGGFVVSDADPGVERIGVVLYPGGRVAPDAYLPTAARIATRANVTVVVPKMRANLAVLSIGRADAVLAGERNVSRWVVGGHSLGGAMACRYAGSNPEAVDGLLLVGAYCDQPVRGMPALAVLGTRDAVLDREQFADSRANLPADAAVERIEGMNHSQAGHYTGQSGDRPARIETDAAHRRLAGVVADWLCAGLDHCAADASPDDGTAALARPPST, encoded by the coding sequence ATGTCGCTCCCCTCCGTCGACGACGCCCGCGCGTGGATCGATGCCCGCTCGGCGCGCGGACTCGCGCTCCGGGTGGCCGTAGCGGTCGCCGTCCTCGCGCTGGCGGGTGGCCTGGCCTTCTACGCCTACTTCGGTGTCTTCGCCCACCACGCTCCCGAGGAGGTCCGGGAGTCGGTCCGCGCGGACGGGAACGTGACGGTGACCGAGGAGTACGGCGGGTTCGTCGTCTCGGACGCCGACCCCGGCGTCGAGCGCATCGGCGTGGTGTTGTACCCGGGCGGTCGGGTGGCGCCCGACGCGTACCTCCCGACGGCCGCGCGGATCGCGACGCGGGCGAACGTCACCGTCGTCGTCCCGAAGATGCGGGCGAACCTCGCGGTGTTGTCGATCGGGCGGGCCGACGCGGTCCTCGCGGGCGAACGGAACGTCTCGCGATGGGTCGTCGGCGGACACTCCCTCGGTGGGGCGATGGCGTGTCGGTACGCCGGGTCCAATCCCGAGGCCGTCGACGGTCTGCTGCTCGTCGGCGCGTACTGCGACCAGCCGGTCCGCGGGATGCCCGCCCTGGCGGTTCTCGGGACGCGCGATGCGGTGCTCGACCGCGAGCAGTTCGCCGACAGCCGGGCGAACCTGCCGGCCGACGCCGCCGTCGAGCGCATCGAGGGGATGAACCACTCCCAGGCGGGGCACTACACCGGCCAATCCGGCGACCGTCCGGCGCGGATCGAGACCGACGCGGCCCACCGTCGGCTCGCGGGGGTCGTCGCCGACTGGCTCTGCGCCGGGCTCGACCACTGCGCGGCCGACGCCTCGCCGGACGACGGGACGGCCGCGCTCGCGCGGCCACCGTCGACCTGA
- a CDS encoding MFS transporter: MSVHRIRGNSRRGLVSATLGFFVGFAGVVLYGPVATEFESAMGLSGLALGLLVGAPQLTGSLLRIPFGAWVDEVGPRKPFLVLLTLSIAGMAGLSALLVTAYPDGLTMELYPLVFLCGALSGCGIATFSVGTTQTSYWYPKDRQGTVLAVYAGLGNSSPGLFTLLVPIALSALGLTTSYLVWFAFLVVGTVAYAALAVDPPSFQLREQGLDTGEARQRAEAYGQELFPGGDAFASVREAAAIPRTWGLVALFFTSFGGFLALTVWLPSYWTAIHGMGVQGAGALTAIAFTLPAAILRVPGGYLSDRIGGEVTAVGSFVVVGIAALGLVVTRTYGTALGATVCLAVGIGVANAAVFQLVPKYVPEAVGGASGLVGGLGAFGGFVVPPLLGLFVDSFGESGYASGFVVFVALALVSVALSERLYRTRASVGVDAAAAGE; the protein is encoded by the coding sequence ATGAGTGTGCATCGGATACGTGGCAACTCGCGCCGGGGGCTGGTGTCGGCGACGCTCGGCTTCTTCGTTGGGTTCGCCGGCGTCGTGTTGTACGGGCCGGTCGCGACGGAGTTCGAGTCGGCGATGGGGCTGTCCGGGCTGGCGCTCGGGTTGCTGGTCGGTGCGCCCCAGCTGACGGGGTCGCTGCTGCGGATCCCCTTCGGCGCGTGGGTCGACGAGGTCGGCCCGCGCAAGCCGTTTCTGGTCCTCCTGACGCTCTCGATCGCCGGGATGGCCGGGCTGTCGGCGCTGCTGGTGACGGCCTATCCCGACGGGCTGACGATGGAGCTGTACCCGCTGGTCTTCCTGTGTGGCGCCCTGAGCGGCTGCGGGATCGCCACCTTCTCCGTGGGCACCACCCAGACCTCCTACTGGTACCCGAAGGACCGCCAGGGGACGGTGCTGGCGGTGTACGCGGGGCTGGGCAACAGCTCGCCGGGGCTGTTCACGCTCCTCGTCCCGATCGCGCTGTCGGCGCTCGGGCTGACGACGTCCTATCTCGTCTGGTTCGCGTTCCTGGTGGTCGGGACGGTCGCCTACGCCGCGCTGGCGGTCGACCCGCCCTCGTTTCAGCTGCGCGAACAGGGGCTCGATACCGGCGAGGCGCGTCAGCGGGCCGAAGCGTACGGCCAGGAGCTGTTCCCGGGCGGGGACGCCTTCGCGTCGGTCCGCGAGGCCGCGGCGATCCCGCGGACCTGGGGGCTGGTCGCGCTGTTTTTCACTTCCTTCGGTGGCTTCCTGGCGCTGACGGTGTGGTTGCCCTCCTACTGGACGGCGATCCACGGGATGGGCGTTCAGGGGGCGGGGGCGCTGACGGCCATCGCGTTTACCTTACCGGCGGCGATCCTGCGGGTTCCGGGAGGGTACCTCAGCGACCGCATCGGCGGGGAGGTGACGGCGGTCGGGAGCTTCGTCGTCGTCGGCATCGCGGCGCTGGGACTCGTCGTCACGCGGACCTACGGGACCGCGCTCGGGGCGACGGTCTGTCTGGCCGTCGGGATCGGCGTCGCCAACGCCGCCGTCTTCCAGCTCGTCCCGAAGTACGTGCCCGAAGCCGTCGGCGGCGCGTCGGGACTGGTCGGCGGCCTCGGCGCGTTCGGCGGGTTCGTCGTCCCGCCGCTGTTGGGGCTGTTCGTCGACAGCTTCGGCGAGTCGGGCTACGCAAGCGGGTTCGTCGTCTTCGTCGCACTCGCGCTCGTCTCGGTCGCGCTCTCCGAGCGGCTCTACCGCACCCGCGCGAGCGTCGGGGTCGACGCCGCGGCCGCCGGGGAGTGA